The segment TGCCAGCGCCTTCGTTATTCACTCAGAACGCCTCCCTACATAAGAACCAGGCCTTATTAAATCCCTAGTTACTTAGCCTTGCGAACGGGGGCCAATACCATCACCATCTGACGACCCTCCATCTTTGGAAACTGTTCAACTTGGCCGTACTCTTGTAGGTCCAACTTCAAACGTTCCAACATTCTTGCTCCGATTTCTTGGTGAGCCATTTCTCGACCACGAAAACGTAACGTAATTTTTGTCTTATCGCCATCCTCTAAAAAGCGGATCAGATTGCGTAGCTTCACACCATAGTCACCATCATCAGTACCAGGGCGGAATTTAACCTCCTTCACCTGAATTACTTTTTGCTTCAGCTTAGCTTCATGCTGACGCTTGGCTTCTTGGTATTTGAATTTGCCAAAGTCCATGATGCGGACTACAGGTGGAACAGCTGTTGGAGCAATTTCAACCAAATCGGTATCTTTCTCTTCTGCTGCAGCCAAGGCTTCACTCAACTTAACTACACCGATGGGCTCCCCATCGATTCCAATCAAACGCACTTCAGGAGCAGTAATTTCCCGATTAATGCGTTGCAATTTTTCAGTAGCGATCTTCTTAATTCCTTTAAAAAAACAATAAATACCGTTCTAACCCTAGCTAGGCTCGGGTCCGACTTTCTGGGAAATATCCTGCTGGAGTCGGGCAACGAAGGCATCAATAGGCATTACACCCAAATCCACTCCGCCACGGGCACGAACGGCCACCGAATTACTTTCTGATTCCTTATCCCCTACAACGAGTAAAAATGGGATCTTCTGTAATGCGTGCTCGCGTATTTTATACGTAATTTTCTCGTTCCGCAAATCCGCCTCGACTCTAAACCCTTGTTTTTTCAGGATTTGCTGGACTTGTTGTGCATATGCAGCAGAATTTCCTGAGATATTAAGAACCACAGCCTGGGTCGGAGCCAGCCAAACTGGCATGTTTCCAGCATGATTTTCGATCAAAATGCCGATAAAACGCTCCAAAGAGCCCACAATTGCCCTGTGGAGCATTACTGGAGTCTTGCGGCTATTATCTTCTGCCACATATTCCGCCCCTAAACGGGCTGGCATTGAGAAATCAACCTGAATCGTGCCGCACTGCCAAGTACGCCCAATCGAGTCTTTGAGGTGATATTCAATCTTAGGGCCATAAAAAGCGCCCTCGCCTGGCAGTTCTTCCCACTCCTGCCCAGATGCCTTTAGCGCCCCGCGGAGAGCCTCTTCGGCTTTATCCCAAATCGCATCATCGCCAACACGCTTGGCTGGACGCAAGGCCAACTTAACAGCGACTTCAGTAAAGCCAAAATCTTGATAAACAGCGCGTACCGCTTTATCGAAGTCCGCCACTTCAGACTGAATTTGATCCTCAGTACAGAAAATGTGTCCATCATCTTGAGTAAAGCCACGTACACGCATCAAACCATGAAGCGCTCCTGATGGTTCATTGCGATGGCACTGACCAAACTCACCAAAACGTAAAGGCAGCTCGCGATAACTATGCAAACCAGAGTTATAAATTTGTACATGGCCTGGACAGTTCATCGGCTTTAATGCATAAGCACGATTTTCCGACTCTGTCGTAAACATATTTTCTTTATAGTTTTCCCAGTGGCCAGACTTTTCCCATAGCGCGCGATCCAAAATTTGTGGGGCTTTTACTTCTTGGTAGCCCTCTTGCTGATACACGCGACGCATGTATTGCTCAACTTCTTGCCAGATCGACCAACCTTTTGGATGCCAGAAAATTAAACCTGGCGCCTCTTCCTGGAAATGGAATAAATCTAATTGCTTACCTAAGCGGCGATGATCACGTTTTTCAGACTCTTCGAGCATATGCAAGTAAGCGTCTTGATCTTCTTTGCGTAACCAAGCAGTTCCATAAATACGCTGAAGCATCTCATTCTTGCTATCGCCGCGCCAGTAGGCACCAGCAAGCTTCATGAGCTTAAATACCTTTAACTTACCAGTAGAAGGTACGTGTGGACCGCGGCACAAATCAGTGAACTTACCTTCTGCATAGAGTGAAACATCCTCACCCTGTGGAATGCTGGCAATAATTTCAGCTTTGTAATGCTCGCCCTGATCTTTGAAAAACTTCACCGCTTCATCACGAGGCAACACATTACGAACTACTGGCTCATCTTTTTTGGCCAGCTCAACCATCTTCTTTTCTAACGCGACTAAATCATCAGGCGTGAATGGACGGTGATATGAGAAGTCGTAGTAAAAACCATTCTCGACGACAGGACCAATGGTTACCTGCGCCTCTGGAAATAATTCTTTAACAGCGTATGCGAGCAAGTGCGCAGTTGAGTGACGCACAATCTCTAAGGCTTCTGGGCTCTTATCAGTAATGATGGCGAGTTGACTATCTTTGTCGATCACAAAACTGGTATCCACCATCTTGCCATCAACGATTCCGCCCAAGGCGGCTTTTGCTAGACCACTACCGATACTTTGAGCCACATCCGCCACGCGAACTGGGGCCTCAAACTCTCGTTTTGATCCATCTGGCAGAGTAACTACTGGCATGACAACTCCATCTTCTTAACTAAACTCCAGTTTCACTTCACTGACCTAAAAAGAAAGCGCGGGAGCTTGTGGGCAACCGCGCATCTTGGGTCATTATTCGTTGGTAGGCTCGATTGGACTCGAACCAACGACCCCCACCATGTCAAGGTGGTGCTCTAACCAGCTGAGCTACGAGCCTATACAGCCCTAGAGTTTATCACCGGCGACGTACTTGCGTGACCCCTTTAAGCTCTTCCAGGCTATTCTGAACCACTCTGAGCACCTCAGAGTCTTTGACTTCTACAGTCAAAAGGATCTGGGCCAAGCCCTTTTTTGCGGATTTCCGCAAATCGATCACATGCACTCCCTGGCGAGTCAGTATTTCAAATAACTCTCGCATCAGTTCAGGGCGATCCAGTCCTGAAACCAGCAAATCCGCCGGAAAGACACGTTTTTGATCTGCCTTGGCATCCGCATCAACGGCTGAAGCTGTCCAGGCCGTTTGAATCACCCTCTCAGGCGCTCTATCAAATAAACCCCTAAATGTTTTGCATGAGCGACGATGAATCGAGACACCTCTACCTTGCGTAACAAATCCCGCAATCGCATCTGGAGGCACGGGGCGGCAACATCTTGCCAACTGCGTTAACAAAGAGTCTACGCCCACCACTAAAACATCGCCACCTTGTCCTGACTTGCGACTGCTGTGGCGAAGAATAATTTCAGGCGTAATTGATTTTGCTTCTGTTGATGAATCTGTTTTTGCTTCGGTTGCTTTTGAAGCCGGTGTGGCATCTACATCGTCTAAAGCATTAAACCAAGCACGTACCCGCTGACGAGCCCGCTGAGAACCAATGTAATGCTTATCAGGACTAATCCAATCACGCGAAGGACCGCCATCTTTTACGGCGATGATCTCAATGGTTTGGCCATTCTTAAGAGCGGTCTCTAGGGGCACCATGGCACCATCAACACGAGCACCACGACAACGGTGACCTAGATTTGTATGAACCGCATATGCAAAATCAATTGGCGTTGATCCCTTCTCTAATGAGATCACTTTCCCCAATGGCGTTAACACGTATATGTGGTTATCAATTTCATGATGCTTGAGTTGATCCCACGCATCCTCTTTCCAAGAGATAAGCTGTCTTGCCCATGCGATCTGACGCTCATAAGCGACTTCTGCACTATGCGTTCCTGGCTGATGAGTGATAAGCGGTTTATTGCCTTGAGCCGCCTTAGTCTGATTTGGTGGAGTTGCCATACCAATATAGGCGCCTTCTTTATAGCGCCAATGAGCAGCCAAACCATACTCAGCCTGTTGGTGCATTTCATGAGTGCGCACTTGAATCTCGAATGCAGTGCCATCCTCATTCATCACTACAGTATGAAGCGATTGATATCCATTTGGCTTAGGGCGCGCAATGTAATCATCGAACTCTCGCGGTACTGGCTGCCAGATGTTGTGCACAATACCCAAAACGGCATAGCAAGTTTTTATATCCTCTACCAACACCCGAAACGCGCGCACGTCATACAAGTTTGCAAAGTCCAATGACTTGCCTTGCATTTTTTTCCAAATACTGTAGATATGTTTTGGTCTACCGAACACCTCTCCTGCGATTTGCGCAGCGTTTAATTCTTCCTGTAGCTGCTGGACAATCTTTTCAATAAAGACCTGGCGCTCTATGCGTTTCGCATCCAGCATCTTGGCGATATCGCGATAGGTATCCGGAGAAAGCGCCCTAAAGGCAAGATCCTCCATCTCCCACTTCATCTGCCAAATGCCCAAACGATTTGCCAAGGATGCGTCGATATCCAAGATCTCTTGCGCCCATGGCGCGGGAACTGAAATCTTTTCTTTAGCAACCCAACGTAATGTCTGCAGACGTGAAGCGAGATAAATCAGCACTACCCGAAGATCATCACCAAATGCCAAGAGCATCTTGCGCAACATCTCTTCTTGACCTGAAACGCTAAGACCTCCATCTTCACGCACCAACTTTGCTTGAGCCTGACGAAGTCCGCGATAGCCAATCAATAGCCTTGCAGACTCCTCGCCGATTAACTTAACGAGAGCTTCTTTATTATGAGTGCGGGCGATGTTGTTAGCAGCAACCAAAGTGGCTTGATCCAAATTAAGCCCTTGCAATATTTGTGAGACACCCAAAGCATGGGCTTGAGATGGCTCGCCGTACCATGCATCTACAAAAATGGCGGGTTTGCTGGGAGTATTTGCCATAGGCAAAATTAACTAAAGAATTCTTTTGCCAGTGCTATTTGCTCAGGCTTAACAAATGCTGGAGCATGCCCTACATTAGGAATCTCGATACTGCGAGCATAGGGATTGACCTTGCACATCTCAGCGACAGTTGCTGCCGAGAGTAGATCAGAGTCAGCGCCTCGAACAATCAACATCGGTATCTGAATTTGCTTGAATGCATGCCACATGGCAATTTCACCAGCTTTAGCCATGATGGGATTAACAGAAGCAAAAGGAACCGCAATATTAGGGTCGTAATGCATTACCCACTGCCCATCGCGTTGCACCAGCATCGGTCCGTTATAAATTTCCCACTCCTCAGGAGTGTGCTCCCCAAAGGTGGCGCAGATTTGATTCAAGCGGTTTAATGCATCAGCACGGTTGGCAAATGCAAAAGGTTGCCCAACGTAAGAGCCCAAACGTTTAATTGCCTCTGGCTCAATTCTGGGGCCTACATCATTTATTAACATTCTGCGTATAGGTGAATTTGGCATCGCCGCATATACCATACCGATCAAGCCACCCATCGAAGTACCCAACCAGTCAACCTGGGTCACGCCCAACTGTTTTACCAGTTGCGCCATATCCGCAACATACTGAGGAACAGCATATTGCATGGGATTACTTAAGCGATCAGAGTCACCACGACCAACCACATCTGGACAAACTACGTAATAGTCTTTGCACATTGCTTGCGCAAGCGTCTTAAAGTCACTACCACGACGCGTTAAGCCATGCACACATAAGAGGACTTTAGAATTGGTGGGATCGCCCCAGGCGTGATAAGCCATGCGATGCGAATTTTTTCCACCAGAGCATTGCACATAAAAGGTATCGCCCGAGTGAATCACGCCAACGCGTTGATGAAACTCATGAGCATCACCATCTTCAACACAATCAATCACGACTTGCACTTCTTCAGGTTGCAAAGTGACATGATCAATTCCGTGCTTATCGAGCAGCATCTGATTAATTCTGGTCATAATCTCTGGCCACTCTTGGATATTGGCAATTTCAATATGGCCAATCAGCGCAGGAAAACTGGGCGTCATTTCCCAAACATGCAAATCATGCACAGCGAGAACGCCGGGAACATTTTTTAAATCCTTACCCACTTGCAAGTAATCAATGTGCAGTGGCACACCCTCCATTAAGAAGTGATATGACTCATGCAGAATGGAGATGGTGGACTTTAAGATTAATAAGGAAACCAAAATAGATAAGATCGCATCAATCGGCATCCAACCTGTCAGTTGAATCACAATACCAGCCACCAAGGCGGCAATAGATCCTAATAGATCGCCCATGACGTGGACTAGAGCTGCGCGAGTATTAACGCTTTTCTTATCTCGCGATAGCACCCACGCTACAACGATATTCATAAGCAGACCAATCGCGGCAACTACGGTTACCGTCAGACCATCTACTTTATGTGGGTCATAAAAGCGGCTGATAGCTTCAATCACAATCCAAGCTACCAAGCCGAGCATCGCAATACTATTAACGAAAGCAGCTAGCGCTTCTGCCCTTCCAAAACCAAATGAATGTTTTGGCGATGGCGGACGACGAGAAATGATTTGCGCCAATAAGGCAAGACCTAATGCAGCTGCATCGGTCACCATATGGCCGGCATCCGAAATCAGAGCTAATGAATTCGCAAAATAAGCTGCGGCACCCTCAACCCCTGAAAAGCCAAGAGTCAGAATTAATGCAATCAGAAGCAAGTTTTGATTGGAGACTTCTTTGCTATGAGAGTGCTTTGCATCACCCTTCTTATGAGCATGCAGAGTAGGATCTACACCAGAGTGACTCTGGTGTTTTGATGACCTTGAATGGAAATGATGGGATCCCGACATGGTGAACCCATTATTCCATTAATCGATGACGCTTGTTAGAAACCCGTTGTATCAACAGGGGCACCCGTCTTAGCGATTACCTCTTCCTTAGTAACGCCAGGAGCTAGCTCAACCAACTTCAGACCTTTTGGAGTGATATCCAATACACAAAGATCTGTGATGATCTTGCTAATGACCTTTACACCTGTCAGGGGTAATGTGCACTTAGGCAAAATTTTGAGCTCTTCTGTGCCATCTTTCTTTTTGGCAACGTGCTCCATCAAAACAACCACATGCTTCACGCCGGCAACTAAGTCCATTGCACCGCCCATACCCTTCACCATCTTTCCTGGAATCATCCAGTTGGCTAAGTCGCCATGCTCACTCACTTGCATCGCACCCAAGATAGCGATGTTGATTTTTCCACCACGAATCATTCCAAAGGAATCAGCGGAAGAAAAAATTGAAGAACCAGGCAAAGTTGTAACAGTTTGTTTACCAGCATTAATCAGATCAGCATCAATGGTTGCTTCTGTTGGGAATGGGCCAATACCCAACAAACCGTTCTCTGACTGAAGCCATACTTCCATATCTTTTGGCACATGGTTAGCTACCAATGTAGGCATACCAATACCGAGGTTCACGTAGTAACCGTCTTTTAATTCTTTAGCAGCACGCGCTGCCATTTCATCTCTATTCCAAGGCATATCGATCTCTCTAATTCTTTCCAATAATTAAGAAGCTGAAAGCGTACGTTGCTCAATACGCTTCTCTGGAGTTTTATTAATAACTAAGCGGTGTACATAAATGCCTGGAGTATGAATCTCATCAGGATGCAATTGACCGTTCTCCACAATCTCTTCCACTTCAGCTACAGTGATCTTGCCTGCCATTGCCACTACTGGATTGAAGTTACGCGCAGTGTAGCGATAAACTAAGTTGCCAGACTTATCTGCTTTCCATGCTTTCACTAAAGAAATATCTGAAACGATAGAACGCTCCATGATGTATTTCTCACCATCGAATTCTTTTTCTTCTTTGCCTTCAGCAACTAATGTACCTACACCCGTTTTTGTATAGAACGCAGGAATGCCACAACCACCAGCACGTAATTTTTCTGCCAATGTTCCTTGTGGCGTAAATTCCAACTCCAACTCACCTGCTAAGTATTGACGCTCAAACTCTTTGTTTTCGCCAACATAAGAGGCAACCATTTTCTTCACTTGGCGAGAATTCAATAACAAGCCCAAGCCAAAGCCATCAACGCCAGCATTATTTGCAATAGCAGTGAGATTTTGTGCGCCGAGATCCTTCACCGCCTGAATCAATGCCTCAGGAATGCCGCATAAACCAAAACCACCAACGGCAATTTTTTGGCCGTCCTTCAAAATATCCCGCAGGGCATCAACTGCCGATGGGTAAGTTTTATTCATAACTTTTGTCCTAATATTGCCGAAAATGGTAAAAAAGTAATCATAATGCTTTAGGCGCCCAAGCCCAGCCAGTCTTGGCACCAAACTAGTTTTGAGCACTTAGAACTAAACTATCTAAGCTGAAATACCCCATTTTTTAAGAAATCTCGGAGAATTTGCATGAATCCAGCCCAGTTACTAGAACAGTTCGGTCCTCGCGAATCCATGGACTATGACCTTGTAATCGTAGGGGGCGGACCCGCTGGTTTATCGACTGCAATTCGAGCAAAACAGCTCGCCAATGAATCTGGGAAAGAAATCAGCGTCTGTGTATTAGAAAAAGGCTCTGAAATCGGCGCACATACTTTGTCTGGCGCTGTTATGGACCCTAAAGCCTTAACTGAGCTATTTCCGAACTGGAAAGAATTAGGCGCTCCACTACATACTGAAGTTAGTAAAGATCAATTTCTCTTTTTAACAAAAGACCATTCGTATCAAGTACCAAATTGGATGCTGCCGCAATGCTTCCAGAATGAAGGTAACTATATTGTCAGCCTCGCCAATGTCACCCGCTGGTTGGGAGAACAGGCTGAAGCGCTAGGTGTAGAAATTTTCCCAGGCTTTCCTGCTTCAGAAGTTTTATATAACGAACAAGGTGCTGTTGCTGGAGTCATTACCGGTGCAATGGGCTTAGATAAAGAAGGTAACCCAACCGACCAGTTCCAGCTTGGTATGGAATTACGTGGCAAGTACACCCTATTTGCCGAAGGTGCACGTGGTCACCTTGGCAAACAATTAATTTCTAAGTTCGCGTTAGATAAAGACTCTGATCCACAAAGCTACGGCATTGGCATTAAAGAGCTTTGGGAGGTAGAGCCATCCAAGAGCAAGCCTGGTTTAGTGGTTCATACAGCCGGCTGGCCTTTAGAGAGTGATACCTATGGTGGATCTTTTCTGTATCACTTAGGCGATAACAAAGTAGCTGTGGGATTGGTTGTTGGCCTCTCCTATAAGAACCCCTACCTCTCACCTTTTGAAGAATTCCAACGCTATAAATTGCATCCGAAGATTCGTGAAACCTTTGAAGGCGGTAAACGTATTGCCTATGGCGCACGCGCATTAACTGCTGGTGGTTTAAATAGCCTGCCTAAAACAGTATTTCCTGGTGGTGCACTGATTGGTTGCGATGCTGGCTTCTTAAATGCCTCTCGCATCAAAGGTAGTCACGCCGCCATTAAGACGGGCATGCTGGCTGCTGAAGCGGCTGTTGCCGCTTTAGCTGACAATCGCTCATCCGATGTGCTCGCAGGGTATCCAACTGCTTTCCAAAATAGTTGGTTGCATACCGAACTCAATCAAGCCCGCAACTTCAAAGCATGGATGTCCAAAGGACTTTATCTTGGGACGCTGATGGTTGGTCTTGAGCAGAAGGTATTGGGTGGCAATATGCCATGGACAGTGCACCTTAAGCACGCTGATCACGAGTGCCTCGAGCCAGCGGCACAACACAAGCCCATCGACTATCCAAAACCAGATGGCAAGATCAGTTTCGATCGCCTGTCTTCCGTATTTATCTCCAATACCAATCATGCCGAGAGCCAGCCAGTCCACCTTACGCTGAAAGATGCGACTATTCCAGTAAGCCTTAATCTGAAGACTTACGCTGGTCCAGAGCAACGTTACTGCCCTGCTGGCGTTTATGAGTATGTTGAGGCAGACGGTCAACCCAAACTCCAGATCAACTCGCAGAACTGCGTGCACTGCAAAACCTGCGATATCAAAGACCCAAGCCAAAATATTGTTTGGGTTACACCTGAAGGTGGCGGCGGACCAAATTACGGAGCAATGTAAGTCATGATGCTTTTACATACCATGTTGCGTGTTGGTGATCTGCAGCGCTCAATTGATTTCTACACCAAAGTATTGGGCATGAATCTTTTACGCACTACTGAGCGACCAGAACAAAAATACTCTCTAGCATTTGTTGGCTTCGGAAAAGGCAATGCAGATGGTCAAGCAGAAATTGAGCTGACTTATAACCATGGTGTTCATTCTTATGACTTAGGTACCGCTTATGGTCACATTGCTATTGGAGTACCCGATGCTTACGCTGCTTGTGAAAAGATTAAAGCAGTTGGCGGTAGCGTGACTCGTGAAGCTGGTCCTGTAGCCGGCGGAGATACCATCATCGCCTTTGTAACCGATCCAGATGGCTACAAAATCGAATTAATTCAACATTAGCAGTGAAAGAGTCTGGGCAGTTTCATCTCGAAATACTCTCCAAGATATCTGATGTAACAGCGCCAGAATGGAATGGCCTACTTGCAGAAGATTCGGGTCCTTTCCTAAAGCATGAGTTTCTATCCTCGCTTGAAGAGACAGGTTGTGTTGGCAACAATACTGGATGGCAAATCGCCCATCTTGTTTTGAAATTGGATAACGAAATTGTCGGTGCAATGCCACTCTATTTAAAGCAACATTCTTATGGCGAGTATGTGTTTGATTGGTCATGGGCGCAGGCTTATGAGCAGCAAGGCATGAACTATTACCCCAAAGTTCTTTGCGCTATTCCTTTTACACCTGTTCAGGGCTCACGCCTGCTATCTAAACCAGAAATGAATAAAGAGCTAATTTATTCAAAACTGATTTCGGGACTGAAATCCTTGGTGATAAACAATGAGCTATCTTCAGCACACATCTTATTTCCCCGAAAGGATGAGCTTGAGATACTGAATGAGCAAGGATTTTTACTAAGAGACTCCATTCAGTTTCATTGGCATAACCAGGGCTATCAATCTTTTGAGCAATTTTTATCTTCACTCACCATGAAGAGACGCAAGAATATACGTCGCGAGCGCGAGTTTGTTGCAAGACACAATATTTCATTTAGGCATATCTCTGGGAGAGAATCCACTGACCAAGATTGGGAATTTTTCTACGCTTGTTATGCAAACACCTATTATGAGCATCAATCACAACCCTACCTCAATGAAGCATTCTTTAAGCTTTGGGCTAAAAGACTCCCAGAAAATATACATTTGATTGTGTCCGAGAGAAATGGTGCTCCAATTGCATCCTCATTGCTCGTTGTAGACACGTTGATGTCGAAAGCATATGGTCGTTATTGGGGTGCGCTTGAGCATGTTCCTCTTTTGCATTTTGAAACTGCCTACTATCAAGCAATTGAATTTTGCATTGCTGCGAATATTCAAGCCTTTGAGGGTGGTGCACAAGGCGAACATAAGATGGCGCGTGGGTTCCTGCCAACTACGATTCAATCCGCACATTTCATAAAAGACCCTAGATTTGCTAAGGCTGTTGAGCATTTCTTAGGAAGAGAGCATCAAGGTATAGAGGCTTATGTGGACGAGCTTGCTGAGCATAATCCACTGAAATCGTCTAAAGTACTCTAATGAATTCTGAAAGCAATCCCCCCACCCAACAAGACGGCTCACACTCCCTCTCAACCGGAGATGATGAGTCTGATTCACCTTGCATTGGGATTTGCACTACTCTTTATGATGAGATTTGCCAGGGATGCGGACGAACTCTTAATGAAGTAAGTAACTGGGTGTTTTTTTCTGATGAAGAGAAGGCATCGGTGTGGAAGCGTATCCGCGAAGACGGTACAGCTATGCGCTTTCAGCGCCAGCTCAAAGAAAATAAGCCCACTTGATAGTGGGCTTATTTTTAACTGAACTCTAAACTTAGTTCTATTAACCAGCTAAGGCTTGACTGCGCAAGTACTCTTCATAAGTACCAGAGTAGTCCTCAACTGTGCCATCCATTTTAACTTCTAAGATACGGTTAGCTAAGGCTTGAACAAATTCACGGTCATGAGAAACGAATATTAAGGTGCCCTCGAATTTCTCAAGCGCGATTTGTAAACTCTCGATTGACTCCATATCCATGTGATTGGTTGGCTCGTCCATTGCGAGAACATTATGCTTTTGGAGCATCAATTTACCCCAAATCATGCGCCCCTTCTCACCACCAGATAACACTTTGACATCCTTGCCAATGTCGTCGCCCGAGAACAGTAAGCGGCCTAGAGTGCCACGCACCACTTGGTCATCATCACCAGTATTACGCCAATTGCTCATCCACTCCATAAGTGTTTCTTCTTTGGCGAAGAGCTCTGTATTGTCCTGAGGCATGACACCCACATTCGCATTCTCAGCCCACTTCACATCACCGCTATCAGCAGCGATACCATCAAAACGTTTGCTTAGAATAGTTTTAAGTAAAGTGGTTTTACCGGCACCGTTTTGTCCGATGATGGCAATCTTCTCGCCTGCACGAATGCCCAGCTTCAGATTCTTGAAGATGGTTCTATCGTAAGCCTTAGTAAGCGCATTGCACTCCACTGCCATGTTGTGTAACTTTTTCTCATAGTCAAAACGAATAAATGGGTTTTGACGAGAGGACGGCTTAATTTCAGCGATCTCTATTTTTTCCAACTGACGTTGACGCGATGTTGCTTGGCGCGCTTTAGAAGCATTTGCGGAGAAGCGACTAACGAATGCCTGTAATTCAGCAATCTTCTCTTTAGCCTTGGCATTCGAGGCCAACTGCTGCGCTCTTGCCTGGGTAGATGCCAACATGTAAGAGTCATAGTTCCCTGGATAAACCTTCAAGGTTCCATAATCCATATCAGCCATATGCGTACACACTTCATTTAGAAAGTGTCGATCGTGGGAAATTATGATGATGGTGCTATTAAATTGATTAAGAATCTCTTCCAACCAGTGAATAGAGTGAATATCCAAGTTATTGGTTG is part of the Polynucleobacter tropicus genome and harbors:
- a CDS encoding electron transfer flavoprotein-ubiquinone oxidoreductase, which codes for MNPAQLLEQFGPRESMDYDLVIVGGGPAGLSTAIRAKQLANESGKEISVCVLEKGSEIGAHTLSGAVMDPKALTELFPNWKELGAPLHTEVSKDQFLFLTKDHSYQVPNWMLPQCFQNEGNYIVSLANVTRWLGEQAEALGVEIFPGFPASEVLYNEQGAVAGVITGAMGLDKEGNPTDQFQLGMELRGKYTLFAEGARGHLGKQLISKFALDKDSDPQSYGIGIKELWEVEPSKSKPGLVVHTAGWPLESDTYGGSFLYHLGDNKVAVGLVVGLSYKNPYLSPFEEFQRYKLHPKIRETFEGGKRIAYGARALTAGGLNSLPKTVFPGGALIGCDAGFLNASRIKGSHAAIKTGMLAAEAAVAALADNRSSDVLAGYPTAFQNSWLHTELNQARNFKAWMSKGLYLGTLMVGLEQKVLGGNMPWTVHLKHADHECLEPAAQHKPIDYPKPDGKISFDRLSSVFISNTNHAESQPVHLTLKDATIPVSLNLKTYAGPEQRYCPAGVYEYVEADGQPKLQINSQNCVHCKTCDIKDPSQNIVWVTPEGGGGPNYGAM
- a CDS encoding GNAT family N-acetyltransferase; the protein is MKESGQFHLEILSKISDVTAPEWNGLLAEDSGPFLKHEFLSSLEETGCVGNNTGWQIAHLVLKLDNEIVGAMPLYLKQHSYGEYVFDWSWAQAYEQQGMNYYPKVLCAIPFTPVQGSRLLSKPEMNKELIYSKLISGLKSLVINNELSSAHILFPRKDELEILNEQGFLLRDSIQFHWHNQGYQSFEQFLSSLTMKRRKNIRREREFVARHNISFRHISGRESTDQDWEFFYACYANTYYEHQSQPYLNEAFFKLWAKRLPENIHLIVSERNGAPIASSLLVVDTLMSKAYGRYWGALEHVPLLHFETAYYQAIEFCIAANIQAFEGGAQGEHKMARGFLPTTIQSAHFIKDPRFAKAVEHFLGREHQGIEAYVDELAEHNPLKSSKVL
- the gloA gene encoding lactoylglutathione lyase, producing MMLLHTMLRVGDLQRSIDFYTKVLGMNLLRTTERPEQKYSLAFVGFGKGNADGQAEIELTYNHGVHSYDLGTAYGHIAIGVPDAYAACEKIKAVGGSVTREAGPVAGGDTIIAFVTDPDGYKIELIQH
- a CDS encoding ABC-F family ATPase; amino-acid sequence: MLSASNITMQFGAKPLFENISVKFGGGNRYGLIGANGCGKSTFMKILGGELEPSSGNVSLDPGIRLGKLRQDQFAYEDVRVLDVVMMGHEEMWKAAAERDAIYANPEASDEDYMKAAELEGKYAEYGGYTAEAKAGELLLGIGIPIEQHNGPMSNVAPGWKLRVLLAQALFSDPDVLLLDEPTNNLDIHSIHWLEEILNQFNSTIIIISHDRHFLNEVCTHMADMDYGTLKVYPGNYDSYMLASTQARAQQLASNAKAKEKIAELQAFVSRFSANASKARQATSRQRQLEKIEIAEIKPSSRQNPFIRFDYEKKLHNMAVECNALTKAYDRTIFKNLKLGIRAGEKIAIIGQNGAGKTTLLKTILSKRFDGIAADSGDVKWAENANVGVMPQDNTELFAKEETLMEWMSNWRNTGDDDQVVRGTLGRLLFSGDDIGKDVKVLSGGEKGRMIWGKLMLQKHNVLAMDEPTNHMDMESIESLQIALEKFEGTLIFVSHDREFVQALANRILEVKMDGTVEDYSGTYEEYLRSQALAG
- a CDS encoding DUF1289 domain-containing protein, encoding MNSESNPPTQQDGSHSLSTGDDESDSPCIGICTTLYDEICQGCGRTLNEVSNWVFFSDEEKASVWKRIREDGTAMRFQRQLKENKPT